A part of Eubacterium sp. AB3007 genomic DNA contains:
- the rseP gene encoding RIP metalloprotease RseP: MKTAILAILLFALMIFPHELGHFLAARLLGVRVNEFAFGMGPAIWKKQGRETLYSIRILPIGGYNALEGEDGDSEDDRAFCNKPWWARIIILVSGAAMNVLIAYLALTVMLGILGFASLQVQEVVPESPAAIAGMQPGDTIVAIDGQRTRDVDDVAEVIVRGKPMTVTVEREGKNQDLTVTPEKQDQGYKIGITWGRERSVLKSLGYGAIATKNLGGMMIDAFHQLFTGGVKADDVAGPVGMVSLVHQTESRGLTSFLMLLALISWNLAILNLLPFPALDGGRIVFVIIRQITGEKITDRQEAMVHAAGMILLLLLVVLVTWNDISRLLQ; the protein is encoded by the coding sequence ATGAAGACAGCGATACTTGCGATCCTGTTGTTTGCCTTGATGATCTTTCCCCACGAGCTGGGGCATTTTCTTGCGGCGAGATTGCTGGGAGTCAGAGTCAACGAGTTTGCCTTTGGGATGGGTCCGGCAATCTGGAAAAAACAAGGCCGGGAGACACTGTATTCCATTAGGATCCTTCCCATCGGCGGTTACAATGCCCTGGAGGGGGAGGATGGCGACTCAGAGGATGACCGTGCATTCTGCAACAAGCCATGGTGGGCGCGCATCATCATTCTGGTGTCCGGTGCGGCAATGAACGTGCTCATCGCGTATCTGGCACTGACGGTGATGTTGGGGATCCTGGGGTTCGCCAGTCTTCAGGTGCAGGAGGTGGTGCCGGAAAGTCCGGCAGCCATCGCCGGGATGCAGCCGGGAGATACCATCGTGGCCATCGATGGACAGCGTACTCGTGATGTGGACGATGTGGCAGAGGTCATCGTCAGGGGGAAGCCCATGACCGTGACCGTTGAACGGGAGGGGAAGAATCAAGACCTTACCGTGACTCCCGAAAAACAAGACCAAGGTTACAAGATCGGTATCACCTGGGGAAGAGAAAGAAGTGTTCTGAAGTCACTTGGCTACGGTGCCATCGCCACGAAGAATCTGGGCGGGATGATGATCGATGCATTCCATCAGTTGTTTACCGGCGGAGTGAAGGCGGACGATGTAGCAGGTCCTGTGGGGATGGTGTCGCTGGTGCATCAGACAGAGTCCAGGGGATTAACCTCCTTCCTGATGCTGCTGGCACTCATCAGCTGGAACCTGGCCATTCTAAACCTGCTTCCGTTTCCAGCCCTGGATGGAGGTCGCATCGTATTCGTCATCATACGGCAGATCACAGGAGAAAAGATCACAGACCGGCAAGAGGCTATGGTGCATGCAGCGGGAATGATTCTGTTGCTGCTTCTGGTGGTGCTGGTCACCTGGAATGACATCAGCAGGCTGCTGCAATGA
- the dxr gene encoding 1-deoxy-D-xylulose-5-phosphate reductoisomerase: MKKITILGSTGSIGTQALSVIRDNPARFVAVGMTCGRNIELFRQQLAEFRPRYAACLRKEDCERLAWEFPGVAFFYGEEGIDHVATEDCDVLLNSLMGMRGLVPTYKAIRAGHDIALANKETLVAGGSVVMKAVREEGVQMLPVDSEHSAIFQCLMGNQGKKIRRILLTASGGPFRGWSRKQLESVTPEMALKHPNWSMGQKITIDSATMMNKGLEMIEARWLFDVDIDDIQVLVHPQSVMHSGVEFCDSSILAQLGVPDMRVPIEVALAYPDRLETGYESLDFFGKAASLTFQKPDMDVFRCMGLAIEASREGGSYPVVMNAANEILVQAFLDKRIGFTQIAEGIRQMMESHDKVEDPDLETIVAIDRETREKTERILL, from the coding sequence ATGAAGAAGATTACTATTCTGGGAAGCACCGGTTCCATTGGAACGCAGGCGCTTTCCGTCATTAGAGACAACCCTGCACGGTTTGTGGCCGTAGGAATGACCTGTGGCCGTAATATTGAGCTTTTCCGGCAGCAGCTGGCAGAGTTTCGGCCCCGTTATGCGGCGTGTCTTCGGAAGGAAGACTGCGAACGGCTGGCCTGGGAGTTCCCCGGGGTGGCTTTCTTCTATGGGGAAGAGGGAATCGATCACGTTGCCACAGAGGACTGTGATGTGCTACTGAATTCCCTGATGGGTATGCGTGGACTGGTGCCAACCTACAAGGCTATCCGTGCCGGGCATGACATCGCCCTAGCCAACAAGGAGACCCTGGTGGCCGGCGGCAGTGTGGTCATGAAGGCCGTCCGGGAGGAGGGCGTGCAAATGCTCCCCGTGGATTCCGAACACAGCGCGATCTTCCAGTGTCTCATGGGGAACCAGGGTAAGAAGATCCGAAGGATCCTGCTCACCGCGTCCGGTGGGCCTTTCCGGGGCTGGTCCAGGAAACAGCTGGAGAGCGTGACCCCGGAGATGGCGCTGAAACACCCCAATTGGAGCATGGGGCAGAAGATCACTATCGACTCTGCCACCATGATGAACAAAGGATTGGAGATGATCGAGGCCAGATGGCTGTTCGATGTAGATATCGATGATATTCAGGTACTGGTACATCCCCAGAGCGTGATGCACTCCGGGGTGGAGTTCTGCGATTCGTCGATTCTTGCCCAGCTGGGCGTTCCGGATATGCGTGTTCCCATCGAGGTGGCGCTGGCGTATCCGGACAGGCTGGAGACTGGTTATGAGAGTCTGGACTTCTTTGGAAAGGCAGCAAGTCTCACCTTCCAGAAACCCGACATGGATGTGTTTCGGTGTATGGGTCTGGCAATCGAGGCCTCCAGAGAAGGAGGCAGCTATCCAGTGGTCATGAACGCGGCCAATGAGATCCTGGTGCAGGCCTTTTTGGACAAGCGGATCGGGTTTACCCAGATCGCGGAGGGAATCCGTCAGATGATGGAGTCCCACGACAAGGTGGAGGATCCGGATCTTGAGACCATCGTTGCCATCGACCGAGAGACCAGAGAAAAGACAGAGAGGATATTGCTATGA
- a CDS encoding phosphatidate cytidylyltransferase translates to MKTRIISGICMVPLLAVVYFGGYLLAALCILIGFMGVKEFYNGFNAMKVQPSFPVAVGSLFLLYLIHGLWPGEPVLLAGWLVLSVMAGSLVMFDVEHHTPMDAMATIVGIVYIIFFSYHVVLVDGTGEYRIMIWLVLLCAFGSDIFAYFSGVFLGKHKMCPHLSPKKTWEGAVGGVLGSALVCGLFGYFLCPQYLVHCIIIGVIGSPISMCGDLTASAYKRKMGIKDYGNLIPGHGGIMDRFDSVLFTGPFVYYYIAIVMQHFQLG, encoded by the coding sequence ATGAAGACAAGAATCATATCCGGGATCTGTATGGTCCCCCTTCTGGCAGTGGTGTATTTCGGCGGCTATCTGCTTGCGGCGCTCTGCATATTGATCGGGTTCATGGGAGTGAAGGAGTTCTACAACGGCTTCAATGCCATGAAAGTGCAACCTTCCTTTCCAGTGGCAGTGGGCTCGCTGTTTCTGCTTTACCTGATCCATGGACTGTGGCCGGGAGAACCGGTCTTGCTGGCGGGCTGGCTGGTACTTTCCGTGATGGCAGGGTCCCTGGTGATGTTCGACGTAGAGCATCACACCCCCATGGATGCCATGGCCACCATCGTCGGCATCGTATATATCATCTTCTTCTCGTACCACGTGGTGTTGGTGGACGGTACCGGAGAATACCGGATCATGATCTGGCTGGTACTGCTTTGTGCGTTCGGATCAGATATATTCGCCTATTTCTCAGGCGTGTTCCTGGGAAAGCACAAGATGTGTCCGCACCTGAGTCCCAAGAAGACCTGGGAGGGTGCTGTGGGCGGCGTGCTTGGAAGCGCCCTGGTCTGCGGATTGTTCGGATACTTTCTCTGCCCGCAGTACCTGGTCCACTGTATCATCATCGGGGTCATCGGTTCTCCGATCTCCATGTGCGGTGACCTGACCGCCTCCGCCTACAAGCGGAAGATGGGGATCAAGGACTACGGGAACCTCATTCCGGGACACGGCGGGATCATGGATCGGTTTGACAGTGTTCTGTTCACCGGACCGTTTGTTTACTACTATATCGCTATCGTGATGCAGCATTTTCAGCTGGGATAG
- a CDS encoding isoprenyl transferase has translation MLDLDRMPTHVAIIMDGNGRWAKQHGVPRLAGHNAGMEAMKEIVRRASDLGIRYLTVYAFSTENWKRSQEEVSGIFKLLVKFVKLDLDELDEKNVKVMTLGDYSVIPSAARKSLEKTLAQTANNTGLQFNIAINYGGRDEITRAVNRIAEEIRTGSLEGEIDEETISRYLYTGDECGNVPDPDLIIRTSGEERLSNFLLWQCAYSEFVFTDKLWPDFTPEVFEEMIQIYQNRDRRYGGRK, from the coding sequence ATGCTGGATTTAGACAGAATGCCCACACATGTAGCCATCATAATGGATGGAAATGGCAGATGGGCCAAACAACACGGCGTCCCAAGGCTGGCCGGTCACAACGCCGGCATGGAGGCCATGAAAGAGATCGTCAGGCGTGCTTCGGATCTTGGGATCAGGTATCTGACGGTATACGCCTTTTCTACAGAGAACTGGAAGCGAAGCCAGGAGGAAGTCTCCGGGATATTCAAGCTCCTGGTGAAGTTCGTCAAGCTGGATCTGGACGAACTGGACGAGAAAAACGTCAAGGTCATGACCCTGGGAGACTACAGTGTGATCCCTTCGGCCGCCCGCAAGAGCCTGGAGAAAACATTGGCCCAGACGGCAAACAACACCGGACTGCAGTTTAACATTGCGATCAACTATGGAGGACGTGACGAGATCACAAGGGCGGTGAACCGCATCGCAGAAGAGATACGTACAGGCAGCCTGGAAGGGGAGATCGATGAGGAGACCATAAGTCGTTATCTGTATACCGGAGACGAGTGTGGGAATGTGCCGGATCCGGATCTGATCATCCGCACCAGCGGAGAAGAACGGCTTTCCAACTTCTTGCTATGGCAGTGCGCTTACTCTGAGTTTGTGTTTACAGATAAGCTCTGGCCAGACTTCACACCGGAGGTGTTCGAGGAGATGATCCAAATCTATCAGAATCGTGACAGGCGATATGGAGGGAGAAAGTAA
- the frr gene encoding ribosome recycling factor has protein sequence MSHSTKSIDERIDRTKAVLKENLNTVRAGRANPALLDKVMVDYYGTPTPLKNLTNISVPDPRQLLITPFDPKSLGDIERAINAANVGITPSNDGKNIRLVIPQLTEERRKELTKSTKKMGEEAKVAVRNLRREANDSLKKQQKAGEITEDDLKEDLDEIQKKVDQAVKDIDEMIADKDKEIMEV, from the coding sequence ATGAGCCATTCCACCAAAAGCATCGACGAGAGAATCGACAGGACCAAGGCAGTCCTGAAAGAGAATCTGAATACAGTCAGAGCCGGCAGAGCCAATCCGGCGCTCCTGGATAAGGTCATGGTCGACTACTACGGGACACCGACCCCGCTGAAGAACCTGACCAATATTTCCGTTCCTGATCCGCGTCAGCTGCTGATCACCCCCTTCGATCCCAAATCTCTGGGAGATATCGAGAGAGCCATCAATGCAGCGAACGTGGGGATCACACCCAGCAATGACGGGAAGAACATCCGTCTGGTCATCCCTCAGCTGACAGAGGAGAGACGTAAGGAACTTACCAAGTCCACCAAGAAGATGGGAGAGGAGGCCAAGGTGGCCGTCCGGAACCTCAGAAGAGAGGCGAATGACAGTCTGAAGAAACAGCAGAAGGCGGGCGAGATCACCGAGGATGACCTGAAGGAAGACCTGGACGAGATCCAGAAGAAGGTCGACCAGGCAGTCAAGGACATCGATGAGATGATCGCAGATAAGGATAAGGAGATCATGGAAGTTTAA
- the pyrH gene encoding UMP kinase, translated as MEPKYKRVLLKISGEALAGESGRGIAEEMTNNVAEQIKKLVDLGVEVAVVVGGGNFWRGRSSQDMNRETADYIGMLATVMNSLALQDALLAHDVPARVQTSIEMREIAEPYIWRRALKELSRGEVVIFGGGIGEPHFSTDTAAALRAVNIAADMILLAKNIDAVYSDDPKTNPDAVRYEQLTTKEVVEKELKVMDLTAATICMENNMTIQVFGLAEEDSMLRAVCGEKIGTLIK; from the coding sequence ATGGAACCAAAATATAAGCGAGTTCTCCTGAAAATCAGTGGAGAGGCATTGGCAGGAGAAAGCGGCAGAGGAATCGCTGAGGAGATGACCAACAACGTAGCCGAGCAGATCAAGAAACTTGTAGATCTGGGCGTTGAGGTGGCGGTCGTTGTCGGGGGAGGCAACTTCTGGAGAGGAAGAAGCAGCCAGGATATGAACCGGGAGACGGCAGACTACATCGGCATGCTGGCCACGGTCATGAATTCTCTGGCTCTGCAGGATGCGCTGCTGGCTCATGATGTACCGGCGAGAGTGCAGACCTCCATCGAGATGAGGGAGATCGCAGAACCGTACATCTGGAGAAGGGCCCTGAAGGAACTCAGCAGAGGGGAAGTAGTCATATTCGGAGGAGGCATCGGGGAACCTCATTTCTCCACCGATACGGCGGCTGCACTCAGAGCGGTGAACATCGCGGCAGACATGATCCTGCTTGCGAAGAACATCGACGCGGTGTACTCTGATGATCCCAAGACCAACCCGGACGCTGTCCGGTACGAGCAGCTTACCACCAAGGAGGTGGTAGAGAAGGAACTGAAGGTCATGGATCTGACGGCAGCTACCATCTGTATGGAGAACAACATGACGATACAGGTGTTTGGCCTGGCCGAGGAAGACAGCATGTTGCGTGCTGTCTGTGGAGAGAAGATTGGAACTTTGATCAAATAG
- a CDS encoding NAD(P)/FAD-dependent oxidoreductase → MYDVLIVGAGPAGMSAAIYVQRAGKSSIVLDEKGYGGQIVNTREVENYPGVKSVSGPEFARGLFEQASSLGATIRVEKVTGIQPQEDGTFDVISGSETRNVKAVILATGVKNRKMNVDGETRLTGSGVSFCATCDGNFFRGQQVAVVGGGDTALEDAETLAGLCEKVYLVHRRDQFRGSATTVERLKKMENVEFVLSTLPVRIEGESVVEGLRVQNQVTGAYTVLPVSGVFVAVGQDPDNKAFAALLDLDKAGYIVGSEDCRTSKPGIFVAGDCRTKKVRQLTTAAADGAVAALAAVEYVNEHQ, encoded by the coding sequence ATGTATGATGTTTTGATCGTAGGCGCAGGACCGGCGGGAATGTCGGCCGCAATCTACGTACAGAGAGCAGGCAAGTCCTCCATCGTTCTGGATGAGAAAGGATACGGAGGACAGATCGTTAATACGAGAGAGGTGGAGAACTATCCGGGCGTGAAGAGCGTATCCGGCCCTGAGTTCGCCCGGGGGTTGTTCGAACAGGCATCCTCGCTGGGCGCCACCATCAGAGTGGAGAAGGTGACAGGGATCCAGCCCCAGGAGGACGGGACTTTCGATGTGATCAGCGGATCTGAGACCAGAAACGTGAAGGCGGTGATCCTGGCTACTGGTGTCAAGAATCGCAAGATGAACGTGGATGGAGAAACACGGCTGACCGGATCCGGGGTGTCCTTCTGCGCCACCTGTGACGGAAACTTCTTCCGAGGTCAGCAGGTAGCCGTGGTGGGCGGCGGCGATACCGCTCTGGAGGATGCAGAGACGCTGGCTGGCCTCTGCGAGAAAGTGTACCTGGTCCATCGCAGAGATCAGTTCCGCGGCAGCGCCACCACAGTAGAGCGTCTGAAGAAGATGGAGAACGTAGAGTTCGTGTTGTCGACGCTGCCGGTGCGCATCGAAGGGGAATCCGTGGTTGAAGGACTGCGGGTGCAGAACCAGGTGACCGGTGCTTACACAGTGCTCCCGGTCAGCGGTGTATTCGTTGCGGTGGGGCAGGACCCCGACAACAAAGCCTTCGCGGCGCTTCTGGACCTGGACAAAGCCGGCTACATCGTGGGCAGTGAGGATTGCAGGACTTCCAAGCCGGGAATCTTTGTGGCAGGCGACTGCCGCACCAAGAAGGTACGTCAGCTCACCACCGCGGCAGCAGATGGCGCGGTAGCAGCACTGGCCGCAGTGGAGTACGTCAACGAACACCAATAA
- the nudC gene encoding NAD(+) diphosphatase — MIQEIAPKVLDNTYRPMHPEAEDPVLCYDGEAVAVRRDGMEHLTFPMRREFSASDTHFRYLFSIDEDHYYLYDGEKPEGMPQELVRMLRQREDRDKCMAAATGFHLYSWYRDHKFCGRCGAPLVHDERMRMLRCPSCGMEHYPVIAPAIIVAVYDRDRLLLTKYTGRAYKLYALIAGFTEIGETPEETVKREVLEEVGLTVDHIRYWGSQPWGVDQNLLLGYTAQLAGPDRVRIDEEELAVAEWFRREEIPIGDDYISLTRAMVESFKKGEF, encoded by the coding sequence ATGATACAGGAGATCGCCCCCAAAGTTCTGGATAATACTTACCGTCCCATGCATCCAGAGGCAGAGGACCCTGTGCTCTGCTATGACGGGGAAGCTGTGGCAGTCCGCAGAGACGGGATGGAGCATCTGACATTTCCGATGCGGAGAGAGTTTTCGGCGTCAGATACGCATTTTCGCTATCTGTTCTCCATCGATGAGGACCACTACTACCTGTATGATGGAGAGAAGCCAGAAGGAATGCCCCAGGAGCTGGTCAGGATGCTTCGGCAGAGAGAAGACAGGGACAAGTGCATGGCGGCAGCTACCGGATTCCATCTCTATAGCTGGTACCGGGATCACAAGTTCTGCGGTCGTTGCGGCGCGCCGCTGGTCCACGATGAGAGAATGCGTATGCTCCGGTGTCCTTCCTGCGGGATGGAGCACTATCCGGTGATTGCGCCAGCCATCATCGTTGCAGTCTATGATAGAGACCGGCTGCTTCTGACCAAGTACACCGGACGTGCATACAAACTTTACGCACTGATCGCCGGGTTCACAGAGATCGGGGAGACCCCTGAAGAAACAGTGAAACGAGAGGTGCTGGAAGAAGTAGGATTGACGGTGGATCATATCCGCTACTGGGGCAGCCAGCCCTGGGGTGTGGATCAGAACCTGCTTCTGGGCTACACTGCTCAGCTGGCCGGGCCGGACCGGGTGCGCATCGACGAGGAAGAACTGGCTGTGGCAGAATGGTTCCGCCGTGAAGAAATACCCATTGGAGATGACTACATCAGTCTCACCAGAGCCATGGTGGAGTCGTTCAAGAAAGGAGAATTCTGA
- a CDS encoding aminopeptidase, translating into MQTDNTWQKYTEEQVEACNAFCAGYIDFLSKGKTERECVRLIKADIEAAGYRPLTEYIDTGRKLVPGDKVYAVNMHKALVMFHIGQDPMEQGMNILGAHIDSPRMDVKQNPLYEDGGFAMLDTHYYGGIKKYQWVALPLALHGVVITKEGKTIDICIGEDPSDPVFFVSDLLIHLAQEQMAKKATEVITGEALDIIVGNRPLKVEKKDEKDKTEEKKDPVKQAVLEILKRDHGVEEEDFVSAELEVVPAGPAREAGLDRSMILSYGQDDRVCAYTSYQAMLEVPEVKRTACCILVDKEEIGSVGATGMESRFFENTVAEVLSLTGEYSELRLKRCLANCTMLSSDVSSAFDPTYAASFDKKNVAMLGNGMVFNKFTGARGKSGSNDANAEYLAHLRRIFAEEDVNFQTAELGRVDLGGGGTIAYILALYGMNVIDSGVAVLNMHAPWEATSKADVYETKRGYVAFLNRAERIGL; encoded by the coding sequence ATGCAAACAGACAACACATGGCAGAAATACACAGAAGAACAGGTTGAGGCCTGCAACGCATTCTGTGCGGGCTATATCGATTTCCTGTCGAAGGGGAAGACCGAGCGGGAGTGCGTGCGGCTGATCAAGGCAGATATCGAGGCGGCCGGCTATCGTCCGCTGACAGAGTACATCGATACAGGGAGAAAACTTGTGCCTGGTGACAAGGTCTATGCCGTCAATATGCACAAAGCCCTGGTCATGTTCCACATCGGCCAGGACCCGATGGAACAAGGTATGAACATTCTGGGGGCCCACATAGATTCGCCGAGAATGGATGTGAAACAGAATCCACTCTATGAGGATGGTGGATTCGCGATGCTGGATACTCATTACTATGGAGGCATCAAGAAATACCAGTGGGTGGCGCTGCCTCTTGCTCTACACGGAGTGGTCATCACCAAAGAAGGCAAGACTATCGACATCTGTATCGGGGAAGACCCGTCAGATCCCGTGTTCTTCGTATCAGACCTGCTGATCCATCTGGCGCAGGAGCAGATGGCCAAGAAGGCGACAGAGGTGATCACCGGCGAGGCGCTGGACATCATCGTGGGCAACCGGCCCCTGAAGGTGGAGAAGAAAGACGAGAAGGATAAGACAGAAGAGAAGAAAGATCCGGTGAAGCAGGCAGTGCTGGAGATCCTGAAGAGAGATCACGGCGTGGAAGAGGAAGACTTTGTGTCTGCGGAGCTGGAGGTGGTGCCGGCGGGTCCGGCCAGAGAGGCGGGACTGGATCGGAGCATGATCCTCTCCTACGGGCAGGATGATCGCGTCTGTGCCTATACCTCCTACCAGGCCATGCTGGAGGTTCCGGAAGTGAAGAGGACCGCCTGCTGCATCCTGGTAGACAAGGAAGAGATCGGCAGTGTGGGGGCAACCGGCATGGAGTCTCGGTTCTTTGAAAACACAGTGGCAGAGGTACTGTCGCTGACAGGGGAATACAGTGAGCTTCGGCTGAAGCGTTGCCTGGCCAACTGCACCATGCTCAGCTCAGACGTGAGCAGTGCCTTTGATCCGACCTACGCCGCCAGCTTCGACAAGAAAAACGTAGCTATGCTGGGGAACGGTATGGTGTTCAACAAGTTTACGGGAGCACGTGGGAAGAGCGGTTCCAACGATGCTAACGCCGAGTATCTGGCACACCTGCGCCGGATCTTTGCGGAAGAGGATGTGAATTTCCAGACGGCAGAGCTGGGCCGGGTGGATCTGGGAGGAGGCGGCACCATCGCCTACATTCTGGCGCTGTATGGTATGAACGTCATCGACAGCGGCGTGGCAGTGCTGAATATGCATGCCCCCTGGGAAGCCACCAGCAAAGCAGACGTCTATGAGACCAAGCGGGGCTATGTCGCCTTCCTGAACAGGGCGGAGAGGATCGGGTTATGA
- a CDS encoding translation factor GTPase family protein, with amino-acid sequence MKRLAIGILAHVDAGKTTLSEAMLYHTGEIRRMGRVDHGDAFLDTDQIEKSRGITIFSKQAMLEFPDMSVALLDTPGHVDFSAEMERTLSVLDYAVLVISASDGVQSHTETLWKLLRRYQIPTFLFVNKMDLAIHKRGEILKRIEARLPGGFCDFGETDEESFWEAVSLHSERLTEQLLERGHLSDEDIAGAVAAREVVPVYFGAALKDQGVEALLEGLRRYTKPCSQMQAFGARVFKISRDDRGERLVFVKLTGGTLAVKDEIGEEKINQIRIYSGLKYKTVEEAEAGMVCALTGLTAVSCGDGLGAEVDAPPEVLEPYMTYRVLLPEEIAAHRALENFRQLSEEDPKLHVRWNEAGGCIELQLMGRVQLEILSRIVQERFGYSVAFGEGRILYKETLDPAAGTVEGIGHFEPLKHYAEVHLLLTPGERDSGLVFSTCVSEDDLDRNWQRLILTHLEEREHPGVLTGAPITDMKITLASGRAHKKHTEGGDFRQATYRAIRCGLMRGQNILLEPWFAFRIEVPSEQVGRVMADVQKMKGTFQTPETLGESTLLLGRAPASELMDYPVEIASFTGGRGHISFQMDGYDRCHNEEEVLAETGYDPQRDIENPADSVFCDHGSGDLVSWKEIEEYMHLPLALSERGEYDPSEDSSLKNRATRYVEEMVSDAELMKIFERTYGPVRSGLESGRKKRTNPGRQGFVPPRDWTAPRRKNAPKSGRTFVLIDGYNLIHAWEELDDLSQRDFGAARDKLVDILCNYRGFTEYEVIVVFDAYKVKGGVGSQERIRNVDVVYTREAETADMYIEKVTHEIARKHDVRVVTSDGLEQLIILGHGALRISSREFIEEVHRIEDAIRECVKRDGSF; translated from the coding sequence ATGAAGAGACTGGCAATCGGGATCCTCGCCCATGTGGATGCAGGTAAGACGACCCTGTCGGAGGCCATGCTGTATCATACAGGTGAGATCAGGCGGATGGGGAGGGTGGACCACGGGGATGCCTTTCTGGACACAGATCAGATTGAGAAGAGCAGAGGGATCACCATCTTTTCCAAGCAGGCCATGCTGGAGTTTCCAGATATGTCAGTGGCGCTGCTGGATACCCCGGGGCACGTGGACTTCTCTGCGGAGATGGAGCGTACGCTGTCCGTGCTGGATTACGCGGTGCTTGTGATCAGCGCCAGCGACGGGGTGCAGAGCCATACAGAGACGCTTTGGAAGCTGCTGCGAAGGTATCAGATCCCGACGTTTCTGTTCGTAAATAAGATGGATCTGGCTATCCATAAGCGAGGGGAGATCCTGAAGAGGATCGAGGCCAGGCTTCCCGGCGGATTCTGCGATTTCGGTGAAACTGATGAAGAATCCTTCTGGGAAGCAGTGAGCCTGCACAGTGAGAGGTTGACTGAACAGCTGCTGGAACGGGGACATCTTTCTGACGAGGACATCGCAGGTGCGGTAGCTGCCCGAGAGGTGGTGCCGGTGTACTTCGGTGCGGCGTTGAAGGATCAGGGCGTTGAGGCTCTTCTGGAGGGGCTGCGGAGATACACAAAGCCTTGCTCCCAGATGCAGGCGTTCGGCGCCAGGGTGTTCAAGATCTCCCGGGATGACCGTGGAGAACGTTTGGTGTTCGTGAAACTCACAGGGGGAACACTGGCAGTGAAAGACGAGATTGGGGAAGAGAAGATCAACCAGATCCGGATCTATTCCGGATTGAAATACAAGACGGTCGAGGAGGCAGAGGCCGGTATGGTCTGCGCGCTCACCGGGCTGACCGCCGTGTCCTGCGGGGACGGGCTGGGTGCAGAGGTGGATGCACCTCCTGAGGTGCTCGAGCCGTACATGACCTACCGTGTGCTTCTTCCGGAGGAGATCGCAGCACACCGGGCGCTGGAGAATTTCCGTCAGCTTTCCGAGGAAGATCCCAAGCTCCATGTCCGTTGGAACGAGGCAGGAGGCTGTATCGAACTGCAGCTGATGGGAAGAGTCCAGCTGGAGATCCTGAGCCGTATCGTGCAGGAACGGTTCGGGTATTCGGTAGCCTTTGGGGAGGGGCGGATCCTGTATAAGGAGACGCTGGATCCTGCGGCTGGAACGGTGGAAGGGATCGGTCATTTTGAACCGCTGAAGCATTATGCGGAGGTGCACCTGCTCCTCACGCCGGGAGAACGGGATTCGGGTCTGGTGTTCTCCACCTGTGTCAGCGAAGACGATCTGGACCGGAACTGGCAGCGACTGATCCTGACCCACCTGGAAGAACGGGAGCACCCAGGTGTTTTGACCGGGGCGCCTATTACAGATATGAAGATTACGCTGGCATCCGGCCGGGCCCACAAGAAACATACCGAAGGCGGAGATTTCCGCCAGGCCACCTATAGAGCGATCCGGTGCGGTCTCATGCGAGGGCAGAATATTCTACTGGAACCCTGGTTCGCTTTCCGGATCGAGGTTCCCTCGGAGCAGGTGGGCCGGGTGATGGCGGATGTCCAGAAAATGAAGGGAACTTTCCAGACTCCGGAGACATTGGGGGAATCCACGTTGCTACTTGGACGGGCACCGGCATCAGAACTGATGGATTACCCGGTTGAGATCGCGTCCTTTACGGGAGGGCGTGGACACATCTCTTTCCAGATGGATGGCTATGACCGCTGTCACAACGAAGAAGAAGTACTGGCAGAAACCGGCTATGATCCTCAGCGGGATATCGAAAACCCGGCGGACTCTGTGTTCTGTGATCACGGAAGTGGAGATCTGGTGAGCTGGAAAGAGATTGAGGAATACATGCATCTGCCCCTTGCGCTTTCAGAGCGGGGCGAATACGATCCTTCTGAGGATTCCAGCCTGAAGAATCGAGCCACCCGTTACGTGGAGGAGATGGTCAGTGATGCAGAGCTCATGAAAATCTTCGAAAGGACCTATGGCCCTGTGCGATCCGGCTTGGAGTCGGGCAGGAAGAAGCGGACCAATCCGGGCCGGCAAGGCTTTGTTCCACCGAGAGACTGGACCGCTCCCAGGCGAAAGAACGCCCCTAAGAGCGGCCGGACTTTTGTACTCATCGACGGATACAATCTGATTCACGCATGGGAAGAGCTGGACGACCTGTCCCAGAGGGATTTTGGGGCAGCCCGGGATAAACTGGTGGACATCCTGTGCAACTATCGGGGGTTCACAGAGTACGAGGTGATCGTAGTGTTCGACGCCTATAAGGTCAAAGGCGGTGTGGGCTCTCAGGAGCGGATCCGAAACGTGGACGTGGTCTACACCCGGGAGGCAGAGACGGCGGACATGTACATAGAAAAGGTGACCCACGAGATCGCCAGGAAGCACGATGTGCGGGTGGTGACCTCCGATGGACTGGAGCAGTTGATCATCCTGGGACACGGGGCGCTGAGAATCTCCTCAAGGGAGTTCATAGAAGAAGTCCACCGCATCGAGGACGCGATCCGAGAATGTGTCAAAAGGGACGGTTCTTTTTGA